CGACCGACCCGAAGATGGTCATCAACGCGCTGAACTCCGGCGCCAAGGTGTTCATGGCCGACTTCGAGGATTCCACCTCGCCCACCTGGCGCAACCTGCTGGCCGGGCAGCAGTCGCTGGCCGCCGCCGTTCGCGGCGATCTGCAGTTCACCGCAGCCAATGGCAAGCACTACACCCTGCGCCCCTTCGAGGAACAGGCGGTGCTGATCGTTCGCCCGCGTGGCTGGCATCTGGACGAAAAGCACGTGGCCGTGGACGGCCAGCCGCTGGCCGGTGGCCTGTTCGATGCGGCGGTGTTCGCCTTCCACAACGCCCGCGCGCTGCAGGCCAAGGATCGCGGCCCGTACTTCTACCTGCCCAAGCTGCAGAGCATGGAAGAGGCCGCGCTGTGGGAGACCGCGCTGTCGCACATCGAAGGCATGCTCGGCCTGCCGCACGGGCAGATCAAGGTGACCGTGCTGATCGAAACGCTGCCGGCGGTGTTCGAGATGGACGAGATCCTGCACGCCCTGCGCGAACGCATCGTCGGCCTGAACTGCGGCCGCTGGGACTACATCTTTTCCTACCTGAAGACCTTCCGCCGCCACGCCGACCGCGTGCTGCCCGAGCGTGGCCAGGTGACCATGACCCAGCCGTTCCTGAAGGCCTATTCGGAACTGCTGATCCAGACCTGCCATCGCCGCGGCGCGCATGCGATGGGCGGCATGGCCGCGCAGATCCCGATCAACAGCGATGCCGCCGCCAACGAGCAGGCCATGGCCCGCGTGCGCGCCGACAAGCTGCGCGAAGTGAGCGCCGGCCATGACGGCACCTGGGTGGCGCACCCGGCGCTGATTCCGGTGGCGATGGCCATCTTCGATGAGCACATGCCGACCCCTAACCAGCACCAGGTGCTGCGCCAGGATGTGCACGTGAGCCGCGATGGCCTGATCGCGCGGCCGCCGGGCAGCATCACCCGCGCCGGTTTCGAGGGCAACGTCGAAGTCTGCGTGCGCTACCTGGCCGCCTGGCTGGATGGCAACGGCTGCGTGCCCATCCACCACCTGATGGAAGACGCGGCCACCGCCGAAATCAGCCGCAGCCAGCTGTGGCAGTGGCTGCACACGCCCGGCCAGCAGCTGGACGACGGCACGGCCATCGACCTGCCGCTGCTCGATACCGCCCTGGCCCAGCTGCCGGCGCGGCTGGGCGATACCAGCACGCTGCCTGGCGGCGCCCGCATCGGCGAGGCGATCGCCCTGCTGGGCGAACTGAGCCGCAACGACGAACTGACCGATTTCCTGACCCTGCCGGCCTACGCACGCATCGACTGACGGCACCTCTGCTGCCGCCCGAACCCACCCCAGCCGGGCAGCACCCGGCGCTACAACACCGAACTGGAGAAAGACATGAGCACCCTGCCCACTGCCGAACAGATCCAGCACGACTGGGACACCCACCCGCGCTGGGAAGGCATCCAGCGCAACTACAGCGCCGCCGATGTGGTGCGCCTGCGTGGCACGGTCCACATCGAGCATTCGCTGGCCCGGTTGGGCGCGGAAAAGCTGTGGAAATCGCTGCACGAGCGTGAGTTCGTCAACGCACTGGGCGCGCTGACCGGCAATCAGGCCATGCAGCAGGTCAAGGCCGGGCTGAAGGCGATCTACCTGTCCGGCTGGCAGGTGGCGGCCGACGCCAACCTGGCCGGGCAGATGTACCCGGACCAGTCGCTGTACCCGGCCGATTCGGTGCCGGCGGTGGTCAAGCGCATCAACAACACCCTGCTGCGCGCCGACCAGCTGCACCACGCCGAAGGCAAGGATGACATCGACTTCCTGCAGCCCATCGTGGCTGATGCGGAAGCTGGATTCGGCGGCGTGCTCAACGCCTTCGAGCTGATGAAGGCGATGATCGAGGCCGGTGCGGCCGGCGTGCACTTCGAGGATCAGCTGGCCTCGGTGAAGAAGTGTGGCCACATGGGCGGCAAGGTGCTGGTGCCGACCCGCGAAGCCATCGAAAAGCTCAACGCTGCACGTCTGGCCGCCGACGTGCTGGGCGTGCCGACGCTGCTGGTGGCGCGCACCGACGCCGAGGCCGCCGATCTGCTGACCAGCGACATCGACGGCAACGACCAGCCGTTCACCACCGGCGAACGCACCGTGGAAGGGTTCTACAAGACCCGCAACGGCTTGGACCAGGCGATCAGCCGCGGCCTGGCCTACGCCCCCTATGCCGACCTGGTGTGGTGCGAGACCGGCAAGCCGGACCTGGAGTTCGCGCGGAAGTTCGCCGAAGCGATCCATGCGAAGTTCCCCGGCAAGCTGCTGGCCTACAACTGCTCGCCCAGTTTCAACTGGAAGAAGAACCTGGACGACGCCACGATCGCGAAGTTCCAGCGCGAGCTGGGCAGCTACGGCTACAAGTTCCAGTTCATCACCCTGGCCGGCTTCCATGCGCTGAACTACGGCATGTTCAACCTGGCCCATGGCTACGCGCGCCGGCAGATGAGTGCCTTCGTGGAGCTGCAGGAAGCGGAGTTTGAAGCGGCCGAGCGCGGGTTCACCGCGGTCAAGCACCAGCGCGAGGTCGGCACCGGCTACTTCGATGCGGTCACCCAGGCCATCCACCAGGGCCAATCCTCGACCACCGCGCTGACCGGCTCGACCGAGGAAGAGCAGTTCCACGGCAGCCGCAGCGAGCGCGCCGCCTGACCCTGCCTGGACCCGGTAGTGCCGGCCGCTGGCCGGCAACCTCCGGAACAGCCGGCCAGCGGCCGGCTCTACCGGGGCATCAGCCCGATCAGGGTGGCCAGGGAAAGGCCAGACGACGCCGGCAGGTCGGGGGACCTGCCGGCGTTGTTGTTTGTCGGCCCGGCCTTCACGCCCGGACGGTACCTCTGAATGCGGGTTGCCCGCCATTTCAGGTCAGATCGCGGCTTCTTCATGAAAAATGAGAAGACGCGCACAGTTTGATTCACTGCTATGCTCCGCAACTCACCAGGGGATGCTGGCGGCGG
Above is a genomic segment from Stenotrophomonas sp. ESTM1D_MKCIP4_1 containing:
- the aceA gene encoding isocitrate lyase; protein product: MSTLPTAEQIQHDWDTHPRWEGIQRNYSAADVVRLRGTVHIEHSLARLGAEKLWKSLHEREFVNALGALTGNQAMQQVKAGLKAIYLSGWQVAADANLAGQMYPDQSLYPADSVPAVVKRINNTLLRADQLHHAEGKDDIDFLQPIVADAEAGFGGVLNAFELMKAMIEAGAAGVHFEDQLASVKKCGHMGGKVLVPTREAIEKLNAARLAADVLGVPTLLVARTDAEAADLLTSDIDGNDQPFTTGERTVEGFYKTRNGLDQAISRGLAYAPYADLVWCETGKPDLEFARKFAEAIHAKFPGKLLAYNCSPSFNWKKNLDDATIAKFQRELGSYGYKFQFITLAGFHALNYGMFNLAHGYARRQMSAFVELQEAEFEAAERGFTAVKHQREVGTGYFDAVTQAIHQGQSSTTALTGSTEEEQFHGSRSERAA
- the aceB gene encoding malate synthase A, whose translation is MSAVASAISPAPAKATPGIALATRVAGQETLLPAPLLALLVSLHRAVEPGRQARLQARRERQAFFDQGGLPDFREDTAAIRSGDWRVAPLPAALQDRRVEITGPTDPKMVINALNSGAKVFMADFEDSTSPTWRNLLAGQQSLAAAVRGDLQFTAANGKHYTLRPFEEQAVLIVRPRGWHLDEKHVAVDGQPLAGGLFDAAVFAFHNARALQAKDRGPYFYLPKLQSMEEAALWETALSHIEGMLGLPHGQIKVTVLIETLPAVFEMDEILHALRERIVGLNCGRWDYIFSYLKTFRRHADRVLPERGQVTMTQPFLKAYSELLIQTCHRRGAHAMGGMAAQIPINSDAAANEQAMARVRADKLREVSAGHDGTWVAHPALIPVAMAIFDEHMPTPNQHQVLRQDVHVSRDGLIARPPGSITRAGFEGNVEVCVRYLAAWLDGNGCVPIHHLMEDAATAEISRSQLWQWLHTPGQQLDDGTAIDLPLLDTALAQLPARLGDTSTLPGGARIGEAIALLGELSRNDELTDFLTLPAYARID